TACGCTACACAGGCGCATAAATGATTGAACGACTTAAATAAAAACTAACGAGTTAAACATACGAGTAAAAACACATTTGCCCATACTAGAGGCTAAAAATTATACACACGATCCAACTGAGTACCATACACGCGCCATTATACACGAGATATTCTATAGATGAGACTCTCACCGCGAACCAATAACGTTTCTCATACTTTCTTcccttttaatttttttcttcgctcgTCTTCCTTTTCCACCAGCAAGATACCAAGTtcgtatcgaatatttttgttcttttttttttttggttttcttttttgctaaatgatattagtttttcttcttgatacGAACTCTTCTTGCAcaggaaattgtttcaatgtTTTTGTACGCTGAGGAGCGGCTTAGCtaacataaaaattgataagagAGGATAACCACACTTTCGCCTAATCTTCTTTgctattattctttttttcttttgtttttctacgAGATTTATATTACtacctttcctttctttgtaTTTCGATTAGCTTCTGTTTGTTAGTTGCTTTATGCGATTTTAGTGTTTTATGGGTTCCACCGAGCAATAGATAAATAGGGGTTTTAGAAACGAATTTCtctattcttatttattctcattgttttttccatttctcactggtttcctctctttcttcttattaaataattgcttTTAATCGTTATTTCAATGCAACATAGATTTTTCTGTTATATGCCTATTCGCGTTTTAGGAAGAAAGTATATGAGTACACCTTGGCCTGAGATCAAATGACTAGCATTTCCGGTTGTTGTTCGCGCCACTGTTTTGGATACGCAAGCGGTCTTGGCGGCGCGGCCGCTTGCCTTTTACGCTCAACACTTCCCTCAGCTTGTTACTTCTCTCCAGGCGACCTCTCTTCAGTGCTTGGGTAGTCCTCTTCTCGTAAACCTGCACGTAATTTTGATTCACACTCAAAACTTTCATTGAAATTGATCTTCATAATATGCTGCAATacggaaaattaatttctttatatttggAAGGATCGAGCTTTTCAGTTTTAAGTGAAGGTTAAATGTAATCCGATCTTTGAactttaaaatgaaatgtttggCTACTTCTATCGATAGGTCGTTATCTCTGTTATACTTCAGCAATGGACACTTTGGTTAAGCAGGCATATTAACTGGTAATCAGCGTTGGGTCTTGAAATGTGTATTTTGGCGGCGAGCAgtgataatgaaataattatcttcttctttgtcttACGTTTGTAAAATGTTCAGGTCTCCAGTAGAAGTTTCAAATTATACTCCAGTTCGTAATGCACTGTTATCAGGTACATATCATTATTCTTAGGGAAAAGCGGAAAATTCGATAATGAAGAAATAGTAGAATATAGTTTATCGTCACAACCAGTTgacaataatttgtaatttgtatcgGTGTAATGAATCAATATTAGTTAATTTATTAGTGTAATAAGGAGATAAGTATCCTAGAAAATTGGCATTTATCTCGCTACAAACACCATATTCTcgcttataaaaaaaaaaaagaaaagttaacAGCGAATTACCTTTTGCGCCGACCGAAGCTGAACTATCCTCTTCTCAGTGCGTGTACGAGGTCTTTCGTCGTGGATGTTTGGTCTATGGGTTGCTTGTTGCTCATCTTCGCTTCTACCGGGGGCACGTTCCGGCGATGCTGGTGTTGCCGTGACCGATGCACTGGAAGCAATGTTTGGCAGAGCGTCCTCCTCGACGCCTCGCTCTTCCGGTGCGTCTGGCGTTGGCGGTGGAGTTTCAGGAGCGATCGAAGGCGCTGTGGCTCGGTAAACGGACATACTGGGATGCTCTATCAGCAGGTCCTCTAGCGGTGATGTTTCTACGTTCACGGGACCAGCCCGTGTAAAACATGCGGGTGGTGTTACATACCACGACTCCTCCAGCGCCGTCGTTCCGTCAACTGCAGGTTTTAAAGCTCGCTTATAGCATTACTTCTCCAGGGTACGCTCTGTAGATAACTTACACTGTCGGTCATAAGTATTAGGATATCTATTTCGTACAATTATTGCGAAACTCTAAGAAATGTTACTCTGtgtagtattttatattgtatgaCATGTACGATACGAACAGAttaatagatttataataaaataatcgagaGATAAAAGCAATGGGAAACATCGAATTTACGTTACTACCACGAAGTGTCCAAATACTTATAATTGCTAGTGTTTTTATTCTGAGGGCAGACCTGAAACTGCCTTGAAGAAGTGAACTGcaatatcgataaaagaaacgCAACGCACTATTGAAAACTcgatcgaaaaaaagaaaactatgaATGTAATACTGAAACTTTCTCTAATTATAATcttcgataatattattttcaggtCTGCAAACACGTCTTTCGAAATTCTATTACATTGTTCTACAATGAATGTCTGTTCTACGATAAAACATCTGACAATGTTATGATAAAACAAATAGTTTTGATAAAACTGTCATTTATTTTGAGATGAAGATCTGTAAGTAAGTAGCATACAAATTCGTATAGCTTCCTCAAATGTTTAGGTTTGCTTGTCTCACAAGTTCGTATATGTGGTATATAAGAGTTGTTTGATGTAAAGATGTACCAGTATGGAAAGTTGAGCAGAAAGCGACATTTATTGTGTaacaacgtaatatttttaatcgtcgtTGTTTTTTTATAGACTAAAATGTAGCTTAGGTTAGTCAGGTTGCTTGAATTCCATTTGTTTAATCATTCTCATAATAATCATATGTTTCGTTAAAAGCtacatatgatatatattatatatgcatcgaagtagaataatttcaaatttctgatcaaatttcaaaaaacctaagattttatttatctcgatattatttgaattcaaGCAATCTGACTTGAACGGATACCTAATGGAAAATGGATACCTAAAATGGAGTCGAAGAAAGTGGTGGAACTTGCTGGATTGTCTGCAATAAGGAGAGAAATTGCGAATGAATTGTTAAaagctaaaaataaaagtacacAACATCGTCAGTAGTCTTGTAACACCCTGCATGCATTAAATGAAGCTTTTTTGCCCGTATATCATCTCTTGTTTCAACCCTTTATAAGAATGTAATTCGTACTACTTCCCTCTATACGTTTTTCATACACCTACTTTcataaattctacaaaattaacATCAAAACGTCTAATGAATGAAcctataattataaaagatataaaatacagtatctatcgaaaaagagaaaaatcaaatttagtaattttccACACCGATAGTATTCAAACGTTTCTACGCCtagaagaattataaaacactctctttctctttccctccctctccctctctctctctttccctctccctcgctctttccctctccctcgctctttccctctccctctctctctatccctctccctctctctttccctcgccctctctctgtctctttcagCAATGCAAAACTCGCACAGGcaagcgaaataaaaaaaagaaagagaggaaaaaaaagttAAACTCCGAAACTTTGACATGCAATTCTATTTGAAGTAACAATACGAAAcaatacaaaacaaaataaataacaaggaTAAAACACATTCTGCCTATTTCCCAAGCTCGACAATAACTACAGACAGGCCTACCAAGCTTAAAACTAGCAACCACCCTAAACAGCCTGGAAGACAAGTCAAACAAACTTCATTAGGAAAACAATCGGGCAAGAAAGGCCTCGTTATTTTCCAGCACTGGAGTATTCGCATTATTCATCGCTGTATAGTCCAAGGCACCTCATTTTACACCCGAAGGGGACAGAAAGCTTCCCTTGGCGTGTGAGAGGCAGTTGGACTGTAAGATGTGATTTCTATGTGTGTTtcatctatatacatatatatatatgtatatacagatacaaaatatatatatatatattcgaatTTCTCGAGATCCCCTTTGGAAAGGAACGTTTATCTCGCTCGTTGAACGTACCAGCACGGTCAATGAGGATCCAGTCATCGCCCTCAATCTCCACCTGACTGAGCCTCGCTATTACTGGATGGGTCTCCGGGGTTTCGTTATTGGACTCTTGCCGTGAATCCTGCGCGCCGGAGATATTACCTCCGAGTAGGTAGTTTGCCAAACTGCTCAGCATCCTGACCTTCTTCTTGCTCTTCAGCGCCTATAATAACAAAGGATAACGTCtcattttagaaaaatattcgcaaaGCTTTTAATGGCACCGGTAGCGTAATACTGATATTTGATAACCCAAGGTCGATTGTGTTTTGTATGGGCGATAAAGATTTTGGAACGTTTGGTCGGTGATATTCTTAACTAGAGACTTTCTAGAGGAAAGAATGCGATTGGTGGTTGTTTGTTGGGCAATTTGAGACTGGTGAAATTTGATCATCAGCGAGTTAGGTTCACTAAGATTCGATCTGTTTTACTTGCACGATCTTTGGCTGCTGAAATTCTTGGTGAGAGATATTTTAGGCGAAGAGAATGGGATGTGTTGAcgattgttaaataattttgggATAAAAGAGCTTGATTCCGCACAGTTGCGTTTACTTTATCTGGATGACGAAGATTCTGAGATCTTCGGTTGCTGAAATTCCTAGTTAGAGACTTCCCAAGTAAAAGAATGTGACATGTCGGTGGCTGGTAAATATGATTAAGAGATTAATCCTTTGCACTCGAGGGGCTATTTTCCGCGACCACGGCGTTCCGTGTGGCAACTCGAGAGGGGCATGAGAGGTGATAGTCCCTGTTTATCCTAAAGATTTCAACCTCTCCAATTGATGAGAGCTCAGTATTGGTTCGTAAATAGATTTCTTAGCTCTTTTGTATTGTTTGTTATGAACTGTGAAGTGTTACACTCTAAAAtgaagatgaaatatttatgctgAAATTCTTCCGAAACTATGGTTCTGGCAACGTCTCCGACGTTAGTTTAGATTCGACGATGGTGGCAGAAGTATTATAGTTTCGTAAATTTAGAAACTCTAAACAAAAtggatttggaaatttgtttaattaattcatatattctgTAAAAGAGCAAAAGAACGAAAGGCCACTTAACCACCTgcgatttataaaaagtttagTTTTAGTTGAGAGGAGATATTCGACAACCGCGAGATCCAGCTTCGACGTCGACTGCTAATTGtgatgaaatttgattaaatgtaAAGCTCCATGTAATTTTAGCAGGAACAAAACAGGATTGTAAGGTGTGTTCTTACCACAAACAAAGCAAGAGTAAGACACGAAACAACTTATTATTGCGATATTTGTCCCGACAAACCAAGGATGCATCTTGGTagacattttataaattatcgtagaaaagaaaaatagagaaaaaatattaaaaaatgacatgttcgaagatgtaaatatacatagattattaaaatataatgtttctttaagttaatttttctataaaatcattttatattacctACAGGGCACTCGTTACATACGCGCGAAATCACCTCGAGTTGCTGCTACGCCTGACCGAAAAGGCcgtcgagtgcaaagggttaaaatGGCTAAATTTGGTAAAGTTCTATGTATGTCGGTCGGATTATTTTCAACTGTACGGAACGCAGCTGCAAGTAATCGTCGGAAAATCTCGATTTTATCGGACAATGGAGCGCGTGTAGCAGAAAGTGCGTAGTAGAACGCTATCGGGCCCATGGTCACCATGTTATAATTATCGCGACTCGTATACGACAGCACGAGCATCATCAACGTTGAATTATGTAAGAAAAGAGGCGATGGTGGAACAGAACCTTGCTGTATGCACGGCAAATTCCAATATTCGTCGAATCCTGGTTATCTACGACCGACGTTTCTCGTATGATACCTTTAGGATCGCCAAGTGTGTATCCGCGAGGCCTTGTAATTGCCTTTATGACGATTGCGCAATGGAAAAACGTGAGCCGCGCGTGAGAACGCTTCGCTTCCCCGCAAATGGGACACCGATGCCtgcgtttcgttatttatcgAGTCGCCGCGTCACGCTGTTGCACGCGGTTTGTACGTTTCGCCAGACCACCCTTCTCCCTCCCCTCTCCCCGCTTCCCACCTCGTTTCAAATTGTCGTTCCTTGTTCGCTTTTCTACTCACCAGAGTAAAAAGGAGATTCCTCGAAAACGATTCTCGCGGTCGGAGTTGGATTTCGAACGAACCTGTATTTAGTAGAAATATACCGTCGTACCTATACATAGGTCGTCTACGAaggttctttttcttttttatttaatttttatttgtccagctagacattcggtaaatttttctagcttaaaTTTTCCTAGCTTGCGAAGGTTTTCCTACATTTTAGAAGAGGATCAATTTATGATTGACGATTTTCACTCGtcggaataaaaaaaagaaaaaaagattcttCGAGAACGCTTCCTACGACCGATGATGAATTTTTGAACGAGTTCAATCGAATTTCTGACCTGTTTAATGGAAATATACTGTGACGGAggattttatacattttaggAAAAGGCTAGTTTTGgtcaacaatttatttattaatatctcttTGAAACACTTAGCGAACCGAATTGGGAGATCTGCCCTCTGTGAAGAACATCGCTGCGTGACTGAACGGAGAGATGTTCCTTTTTGACTTTAGCAacgcgttttccttttttttatgttgttattatcagttatCGTTTAGCTGGAATTGTTGCCAATTAATTGCGCCATTTTCACTGCTTCTATAAAgtacagtatataataaaatacagcaaTTTAgtggtgttaaaattaattaagaagttACACTATCAGTCACgactaaataaagttataatcgaacgataccacagtgtaaaaaaatattaaaatgcattcGGAATTTTTAATCTCACTATAGTCAACCTAACCTCACCACCATTAAAGTCACCTTTAATGTTCAAATTTTAcctatatttctttatatttttaatttgatgttttCTATTATCAATatgtgaaatcgttaaataaaatcatcaacgcaaaatataattaaccacttaaataatttttgctcTTCTTTGATTTTTAAGTAGCGAATATTAGTCCCCGATACTTGGAAAAATGCGCGGTAGGAAACGTATAGCTCGCTGTGGCCCGCGCGGTTGGCCAAGTGTAAATATGGGAAAAGAACTAATTCATTGGAAATTTCGAGATCATATTTTTGTGCGAAACTTGAATATCACAGTAGCTCTTGCGATATAACTGGATATTCCTGTAgatatttctatcatttaGGAAGTATACAGCTTTGAGATAGTTATGCAGAATGTGGCATATAATGAGTGGTAaccatttatttctataaatagtGGTGCCATCGAAAAAGGTTAATAGAATTCCTAACCTTTATGGACAAATGATTACGCTACTGTGGCGATTGTTAGTTATAGCAATAGTGTATCACTGCAATAGCAATAAAGAATGAAGTATGGAGCTTgtgaatgataaattattttgaaaaatacgaagaatagggaaaaatgttttagataaatgttatagatTATGAAGCAATACAAAAAGCGTgctagaaattatttaacctTGCAATGACTCTATAGTGTTGCGAAAGTCACAAATGAAGTCGTAAGTTAAAACACTTATGAATACGAACTTGTATTTTCTACTATATATTCTTGTAGCTGATACGAAATTGTTTAGAAAACACTGCGagatatgaattttcaaacttcacgtgtcatttatttcgaataatcaTGAGTTTCATGCTCAAAATTAGTATAGTGACAAGCGTAATAACAGGTATAGCAGAACcaaatacataatatagtaataaagtTAACaggtaaaataattatgtctATTGCacaaagtattataataatacttacAGATATCACTTTCCTACGTTTCACAAACACTGAAACTTTATAAACAccactaaaaataaaaaaagaaacttgtaAACACACGTCTTGAAAAGTTATTATATCGAAGATAAAACGCAAATGATAGAAAGTGCAGGATACAATGAAATAGATCTAACGAAGACGCGCCCTTAGGATTATCTCGTTACATGAACtcggaataaaattaacaagaaaTTCGATTATGGTACGCGCATGATGGATAATAACACACGATGTTTCTAATAGTAAAACGATTTTCAGTTTGCGCTCGTTCACTCAAGCAACCGATACTGACGCATACCTACTACTTTAACATTCCAAAAGTCCACCGATACCATAGGAACAGATAATCCCAATCTGACGAATCAaacacaatataaataaaaactagCTCGATGACCTTTGAACGAAACTTGAAAGTCTTTGAAACTTTTCCTTTGTTCGCGACACGACCTTGCGATCTTTTGGTAAGGAAATTAAGAAcgtaaaaaagagaagaaatatagaaaacagCGCGGAAGGAAGTAattaagatattataaaacGCGTCTCGATTGCGCGTCTGTTTAATGATAAGGCAAGAAATTCGATAAGATTGTGCGCGAAAGTCGCGAAGGAACGTTCGCGTCCACTCACTACACGCGAATGATTCATGGACCAGTGAAAACGCGACCATCGGGTAAGCGTGCTTGGTCATTATCGTAGATAAACATCTGTTTTGCTAATTTCATTGCTGAACAGATAACGGATTGTGATGCAACGTGATCGACCGCCGCTCTGTAATCGCTGAACTGCAgacttttatgcaaattcctatttttatgAGCATCAAGTAAATGTTTGAAACTACATCGTTGTAAGTTTCAATTCAACACACAGATTCCTATAAAAAGttgcgaatttttttttatagcaacTACCTGGTAGTTGGAGCGTTAAATGCGTGTGTAAAATCCACTAAAATAAAGTTCGATGCCGAAGTTAATTAAATGCGGTTGCGCGTTCTTGTTCAACCTTGAAATCACTCCCGATCCAATTGCATCGAAATTCGCCAGGAAAAGTTGAACAGAAACGGAATACCTTCTACCAATTAAAATCCAGCCCTCATTACCGACGCATTCAAACCACCAAACCACACGATCTCGAATAACGAAATGGCAGATAACAAAATCGACATAAAATATCCTCCATCCAGTCCACCCTCTCTCAAACGGACCAAACCTCGATCGTTTCGATCCAATCTGACTTTCAGCCATTTTTTTCACGAAGAGTAATACACACCTGGTGTGAGGTGAGGATCGTATCGATTTCGAGCGTGACTCACGTGAACCGCGAGCTCACGCCAGGGAAACGCGAATTACATGGTCGAAGCACGAATTTTTTTCAAGCTGCTGGTGTAAATATAAACTCGTGTCTCGACTTTCCTCGCGTCTGCATCATCGGTTATGCCACGTTCCAACACAACGTGAGTACAGCAACACGTTTCCGAGAGTTGATGCGTGCGCTGTGTTATGCCACGTTCCTTAAATCTGGCAACCACATGTCATACCGTGTCGAATCGCTCGTTTAGTTTACACTGCCTAAAAATGCTGAGCTATCGTTACGGACCCTGTGCATAGCTGCAACGTCTCCTGGTCGACACAAAGATCAGAGACACCCTCGCCAACTACTTAAGAATGTTATTACAAAGTATGTTATggtgttatatatttatagaaaatatagaaaatgttctatatttatagaaaacatgGAATACCCTtggttttcgagaaaatcgatcTTGAAGATTTGACAAGTACCCTTGAACTTAGGCAATTATCGACTGATGATTTGACGATGCTCTTGAAGTTTCATAgcgattatttgaaaatccGTGAAGACAAAGCACGCGCTGTTTACCGATGTCGCGTTATGTCTTCATTATTGTAAGTGTCTCACCGCATAATTATGTTAATGGATGAGTTCGGTTTTTTGCGCTTCTGTCTACGCGGCAGATATCCTTGAATCGCGTAACTTCGAATTGCAACAATCTTACGCccatcttttattatttttcttttttcctttgttgTTACCGTGTATCGTGAGACTGGCGTAATTGTTGTTAAAAGATAAACCGATTAGGCGTTATGATATGACAGTGTCGAGTTATTATGAATAGATATGACGCGATGGAATTCGAAAATCGAATGGAAGCGTGATCATTCATTAGCTATATGGACGTTCATATTGTCAATCGCTGTCGTTGTTTGCGAAATTAATCATCGTATagttgtacaatatatatttgtagtcTAGCATAATCATATAGTGCATGTTTTCTATAGTTGAACCTTGTATTGTAGTTCTTACAGTGAATATCATCATATAGTCGAGTATCTTTCAAATGGACCTAATGTAGTTGCAGACCTTTGTAATGAATTTGGTATAATTAAGAATTGTTATAACAAATCTAGTATAGTAGATACTATTGCTACTACTATATAATGTCCGTAACATTGTTGaacaatgttaaatattagTGTAGTCAACTATTAGTCGACACGTGTATAGTTCAACCACtatagatatatttctaacatcaatatgatataaatatattataaacatactTCAATTAGGAAAGTTGCAATAGAAAAAGTAATAAGGAAATGATAAAGACAAAGTAATAAGGTAATAAGGAAAATAGCTAAGTTAATACAATGAATTATAGTTGCTGCGAATTAAGACGACATGGAATATGTCGAGTAATATTTCACTATAAGTAATGTCTTGTTCGGAGAATTCTACAATTAATCTAGCAACGCAATGGCCacatttctattattctatCGTTAGTTACTTTTTTCAATCGCTTTCCGTTCTTTGTTCCCTGGcaatcttttctcttttcttgttCGTCTAAAATGCGTGTTATCTTATTTTCCTTGAATATCGCACGAATAACAAACGAGCTTCAGAACTCTGCTCGTGTTCCTCGTGAATCATAATCGGACTAATCGTACTGGTTACGGTAGAGGCTTATCGTTACGTCAGAAAAGTCGCTGATTTCATCGCTACAATTGTAACTCCCCGATATTGCGACAAAACACACTGTTTCGACCCATGATCGTATCTACAAAATACAGGGATTATTGTTTCACGGAATCCTTTATTGCTATGCTAACCAAATATTATTGCagagtattaattataattctatatcCAATTCCTAGATGTGGCATCAACGAATTAATGAATCGATGTATATGGTCAATATAGGGAATTTTCACAGTGTTTAAACCCACTATAATTACTATTCCGCGCTTTTTACAATACTTCTAACgagattatattatacacgctgttataaaataatgatagtTTTTGAGGTATTTGGTTCCAGagtatttcacattttttgcaaataaagTAAGAAGTAAGACGAAGGAAAACATTTGAAGAGATACAAATGTGAAGAAGAGAAGACAAAACAGGATATATGgcacgaagaaaatgatagaATTATAACTTTCTTCGGTTTCGAAATGATAGTATGACGAGTCTTatctttctaaaaaaaaaaaccattttttaattaattggtatCTACAAATTAACacgataagaaagaaaactaCCTGAAGTAGCAATTAATAGTCCAACTATATGACAACACGAAGATAAACAAGTTAATCGACGTCAATACAATAATTCCTTCTCATTGAACAACGAActatttttctcaattaacTTTCCATCGACAAAGCCTCTTTCTTGAACCTAATCTTATTGCCGACAAGAGACCTCTTTCTTAAAGACTCGGATTTAATCCCAGCAAGCATTCCTATCTATAATCACGACATAACCTCAAAGCGCTCGCAGAATCCCCTTTTCAGCAGaaaatcaaacgaaattaaacTGGCTggcagaaattaattttcaatcgatttgAAGAAGAATTGCTTTACAATCAGTTTGGAATCGCGAACCGACGCATATCTGACAGGCTGGAATTACTCAGACGTCGAGTTAAGTAGGCGGAAGCGAATGCCACAAATATGCGAGAGCACGTAATGTCAATCTATCCAACGCGTTGCCTAACTGTTTCCGCTAATAATTCAACAGGCTCGAATCCACTAGTGCACCATTTGTTTACATCGACGATAAGATCTTTAAGCGGCACGTAAAGTCTCGTTTAGATTAGCATGTTACCTGACTTTGAACAATTCAAACTCAAGCTACTTCAAAAAACCTATTTTAAAAGCGTTACTGTTAGGTGTTCAGATTAGTCAAGTTACTTGAATTTAAGTTACTCGAACAGCTACTTTTTAACTTCATCTACTGCTTACAATTAGTGTGAACGTGGCTTAAGTTAATCTCGAAAATCCTCACACCAGTAAGGAAGTTCGTAATGAGTCTGGTGAATTGTGTCAATAAATCCCCATCATTGTGACGAgataaatatcgatgaaatttcttcttcttgaatttcctttttatttcatacgtttttattatatgaaaacGTTAACAGATAGctaaagaagaatattaatgaCAATATCATCGAGTTGTGTTATACTGCTTCAATAGAATAGATGTAAATGAGGATACAACGCGCTAGGAATTTAATTAAGGTGAATACCCTTGAATGCCTTAGAATGTTCGATCTTTTTTAACCGTAGGGCATCGATTAAAAGAAAGGATAGAGAAGAAGgtattaagtaaaaaatattgcttattATACCGATCATATGGAATTAATGTAAATGAGGATGCCAACGTATCAGGAAtttgatttcaatttatttttcattaattcaatcattattttgcaattatacaatgctgaaaataaaatactattaaacttatatttttccttcataacgtattaagTTTATCAACGAAGTAGATAAGTGAAAATGCAATGTTTAAAGAATTGTTTATCAATAcatacgtatttttttttcaattatattatcgtTCCCTAttgtttacaaattttcaaaacccACAATCAgaattaaagtataaataatacaagtgTATTTTGacaataattcaaataaatcgaATGACAATAATCCACATTCATTGACACTGACACAAACTGAATTTTCTGACAATATACAACATATTGGAGATTCATaagagaaattacattttttgcGGATTAAAGCACATTGAAAATCGAATAACGAAATCacattttctgaaaattaaagcggataaattcataataaaatatcttggaTATATACGCTTGGATACTATATACGCTTTATTAAGCCCTTAAATcggtaataaaataagtacTAATTGTATTAAGCGAATACGATTTTAGAACCGTACAAAGATGACCTATGAATTCTAACCTAACAAATACTACACGTCAGAGTCCTTCTTCGAAGCAAAAGCTGCACTCTTTAATTGGAAGAGAACTGATCTAATTACCAATTCAGTACTAATGGAAGGCACATACAACAAGATaacatcaaaataaaaattctaataaaataccGTAAACTGCTGAGCCAAGCatgaacaaagaaatttattgcatTAATGCTCTGTAATTCTCGTTTAAGGatcgtgaaaagaaatttacttaaattttatGATCATCTGAGTGGAAATTTCTGgaaacaaaaaatacataaatacataaataggAAGTATTTTCAAATCAAAGATATCTATATCTCTCTCTGATAATTTCTAACAGGCGCAGGAACAGAACCTATAATCTCGTTTAAAATGTTGAGTTAGCTCTAACATTAAGGTTCCTTAATCGTGTTTTTTTCCAAACCATTCTaacgatcaaataaaaatcaaggccGC
This is a stretch of genomic DNA from Bombus pyrosoma isolate SC7728 linkage group LG16, ASM1482585v1, whole genome shotgun sequence. It encodes these proteins:
- the LOC122576593 gene encoding tumor protein p53-inducible nuclear protein 2 isoform X2; translation: MSTLLLYDAFRLSLCLSPLARLSLFHDRRTGDTTAALALKSKKKVRMLSSLANYLLGGNISGAQDSRQESNNETPETHPVIARLSQVEIEGDDWILIDRADNPASSTTFFDSILVDGTTALEESWYVTPPACFTRAGPVNVETSPLEDLLIEHPSMSVYRATAPSIAPETPPPTPDAPEERGVEEDALPNIASSASVTATPASPERAPGRSEDEQQATHRPNIHDERPRTRTEKRIVQLRSAQKPRGNSCHFVDDVRSQTRKKDKTLTRSRTTSLENDRYPLAFNTFIW